TCATCGACGCCGGTCAGACCCAGAAGGTGGCGTGATGAGCGGACGTCTCGAAGGCAAGGTCGCGCTGATCACCGGCGCCGCGCGGGGCATGGGCCGCGCGCAGGCGGTGCGGTTCGCGCAAGAGGGCGCCGACATCATCGCCGTCGACGTGTGCGCGCCCGTCGAACACTCGACCACCCCGGGTGCGTCGCCGGAGGACCTCGCGGAGACGGTGCGTCAGGTCGAGGCGCTCGGCCGCAAGATCTGCGCGTTCGAGGCCGACGTCCGTGACCAGCAGTCGCTGACGGCCGCGGTCGACTCCGGCGTCGAGGCGCTCGGGCGGCTGGACGTCATCTGCGCGACCGCCGGCATCAGCTCGTCGGGGCCCGCCGTCGAGATGGGGGCCGAGCGCTGGCAGACCATGCTCGACGTCAACCTCACCGGCGTGTGGCGCACCTGCAAGGCCGGCATCCCCCACATCGTCGACGGCGGCCGCGGCGGCTCGATCGTCCTGATCAGCTCCATCGCGGGCCTGCGCGGACTGGTCAGCGTCG
This genomic stretch from Prescottella soli harbors:
- a CDS encoding mycofactocin-coupled SDR family oxidoreductase, whose translation is MSGRLEGKVALITGAARGMGRAQAVRFAQEGADIIAVDVCAPVEHSTTPGASPEDLAETVRQVEALGRKICAFEADVRDQQSLTAAVDSGVEALGRLDVICATAGISSSGPAVEMGAERWQTMLDVNLTGVWRTCKAGIPHIVDGGRGGSIVLISSIAGLRGLVSVGHYTAAKHGVVGLMKSLANELAPHSVRVNTIHPANTRTTMIQNESTMRTFCPGVEEPTQAQFEAGTQSMHLLPVAMIEPEDIANASLFLASDESRYITGVTLPVDAGHCVK